From one Lolium rigidum isolate FL_2022 chromosome 4, APGP_CSIRO_Lrig_0.1, whole genome shotgun sequence genomic stretch:
- the LOC124650339 gene encoding BEL1-like homeodomain protein 9 — translation MSSAAGGYGGGAEHQHQHQHQHQHQLLLGQAAAGQLYHVPQHSRREKLRFPPDPAESSSPTPGSWPPPFYSYASSSSSYSPHSPTLAHAHTHAQLLPQGMPGGSQIPSHNFGLSLSSSSSNPPPQPRRHLGGGGGAGVATGPYGPFTGYAAVLNRSRFLGPAQKLLEEICDVGGRPAQLDRCSDDGLLDLDAMDAAGDVAHEMDSSDRAAAEAVTVSGAEQQWRKTRLISLMEEVCKRYKQYYQQLQAVITSFETVAGLSNAAPFASIALRTMSKHFKYLKSTIQSQLRNTSSKAAAGKDGLGKEEMANFGLMGGGAALLRGTNANAFSQPHNIWRPQRGLPERAVSVLRAWLFEHFLHPYPTDSDKQMLAKQTGLTRNQVSNWFINARVRLWKPMVEEIHNLEMRQGHKNSSTDKSQLGVRQQTQHSPDSSGRPPSDPSNSQQGQSSSMTRNHSAHASRHIQNELSPMTQDMPGQVSFAYNGGLAAHHHHHHNIAMSHPQQVEGVAGAGSSGGVSLTLGLHQNNNRAYIAEPLPAALPLNLAHRFGLEDVSDAYAMASFGGQDRHFTKEIGGHLLHDFVG, via the exons ATGTCGTCGGCCGCTGGCGGATACGGGGGCGGCGCCGAGCATCAGCACCAGCACCAGCATCAGCACCAGCACCAGCTGCTGCTCGGCCAGGCCGCCGCGGGGCAGCTCTACCACGTGCCGCAGCACAGCCGGCGCGAGAAGCTGCGGTTCCCGCCGGACCCGGCGGAATCCTCCTCGCCCACGCCCGGCTCCTGGCCGCCGCCCTTCTACTCctacgcgtcctcctcctcctcctactcgccGCACAGCCCCACGCTGGCGCACGCCCACACCCACGCCCAGCTTTTACCGCAAGGGATGCCAGGAGGATCCCAGATCCCGAGCCACAACTTTGGGCTCTCCCTCTCCTCGTCATCCTCGAACCCTCCGCCCCAGCCGCGGAGgcacctcggcggcggcggcggcgccggggtcGCCACCGGGCCGTACGGGCCCTTCACGGGCTACGCGGCCGTGCTCAACCGCTCCAGGTTCCTGGGCCCCGCGCAGAAGCTGCTCGAGGAGATCTGCGACGTCGGCGGCCGCCCCGCACAGCTGGACCGCTGCTCCGACGACGGCTTGCTCGACTTGGACGCCATGGACGCGGCCGGCGACGTCGCCCACGAGATGGACAGCAGCGACCGCGCTGCCGCCGAGGCCGTCACGGTCTCCGGCGCCGAGCAGCAGTGGAGGAAGACTAGGCTCATCTCCCTCATGGAAGAA GTTTGCAAGCGCTACAAGCAATACTACCAGCAGCTTCAAGCTGTGATCACCTCATTCGAGACGGTCGCCGGGCTGAGCAACGCCGCTCCCTTCGCTTCCATCGCTCTCCGGACCATGTCCAAGCACTTCAAGTATCTGAAGAGCACGATACAGAGCCAGCTGCGCAACACAAGCAGCAAGGCCGCCGCTGGGAAAGATGGCCTTGGTAAGGAAGAGATGGCGAACTTCGGGCTCATGGGAGGCGGCGCCGCCCTTCTGAGGGGAACCAACGCGAATGCGTTCAGCCAGCCGCACAACATCTGGCGACCACAGAGGGGGCTCCCTGAGCGTGCCGTGTCGGTTCTTCGAGCCTGGCTGTTCGAGCACTTCTTGCACCC GTATCCAACTGATAGCGACAAGCAGATGTTGGCTAAACAGACAGGTTTAACAAGGAACCAG GTCTCAAACTGGTTTATCAATGCAAGGGTTCGACTCTGGAAGCCAATGGTGGAAGAAATTCACAACCTGGAGATGCGGCAGGGGCACAAGAACTCCTCCACTGACAAGAGTCAGCTCGGTGTGCGGCAGCAAACCCAGCATTCCCCGGACAGCAGCGGGAGGCCGCCATCTGATCCTTCAAACTCGCAGCAAGGGCAAAGCAGCAGCATGACACGGAATCACAGCGCGCACGCCTCCCGGCACATCCAGAACGAGCTGTCCCCGATGACCCAGGACATGCCGGGACAGGTGAGCTTCGCATACAACGGTGGGCTGGCtgctcaccaccaccaccaccacaacattGCAATGTCACACCCACAGCAGGTTGAAGGGGTCGCTGGCGCTGGAAGTAGCGGCGGTGTCTCCCTCACCCTTGGCCTTCACCAGAACAACAACCGGGCCTACATCGCCGAGCCCCTTCCGGCTGCGCTCCCGCTCAACCTCGCGCACCGTTTCGGGCTGGAGGATGTGAGCGACGCCTACGCCATGGCCTCGTTCGGAGGGCAGGACCGGCACTTCACCAAGGAGATCGGTGGCCATTTGCTCCATGACTTCGTCGGGTGA